A part of Lacinutrix sp. 5H-3-7-4 genomic DNA contains:
- a CDS encoding TIM-barrel domain-containing protein, translated as MKKLIYILSLLLFQFTFAQVTIIVEALPEDTPKDASLFISGDFEGWSGGHKDYQLQFVNGQHQITLPKTEQRILFKFTLGNWETSESTNTGETIDNRIHKFEKPNDTIQVKIAGWSHMFDNKDVSTASKNVSIISETFHIPQLNRERRVWVYLPPDYHTSKQDYPVVYMHDGQNIFDASTSGYGEWNVDETLDKLFKDNLKLIVVGVDNGESKRLDEYSPWTNAKYGGGEGDAYVNFIVNTLKPYIDSNYNTKKDRANTAIFGSSMGGLISHYAALKHPTVFGKVGVYSPAFWFAPEVHPFTKSHANIKDTKMYFLAGGKEGENAGYNEISQTVTDMNSIISILKDNGFRKKNIQSKVVPEGKHNEALWENNFAEAITWLFADAIKKREFKTANFQDNQLHIQVSDGNYKMHFYHPEIIETTFLPIGETFDKESHAVVIDKVLSEVKFNETENEITFQSEKLTVKITKSPFHISYWKDGKEVTSVKNSFQKTDDFETISFNLKPEEVLYGGGARALGMNRRGNRLELYNKAHYGYEDRSELMNCTMPIVVSSNKYLIHFDNAPIGFLDLDSKADNTISYETISGRKTYQIVVGDSWLDLTKNYTQLTGTQPMPPRWALGNFSSRFGYHSQEEVTATVEKFREMNIPLDAIIIDIFWFGKTIQGTMGNLAFDRDSFPNPKQMLKGLKDNNVKTVLVTEPFLLTTSNRWDEAVKADVLAKDSIGNPFTYDFYFGNTGLIDIFNSKGKQWFQNIYKDLADLGVSGVWGDLGEPEVHPKELLHATGTADEVHNIYGHHWAELVQEMYTQNFPNTRPFILMRAGSSGSQRFGMIPWSGDVNRTWGGLQSQPEIALQMGLQGLAYMHSDLGGFAGNNLDDELYARWLQYGVFQPIYRPHAQEEVPAEPVFRSDKAKALAKKAIELRYQLLPYNYNLVFENNQTGAPLMRALFFEEEDNANLQTMASTYLWGNDFLVTPIVHSEQKEAEVYFPKNSNWFDFYTNKKVEGGQALSVKTEEKYIPTYVRGGAFIPTAKSMQSTAEYDGNTFDLNYYFDESVDESERKMYNDDGSTKNAFEKGNYEILEFEAETSSNNLELEFEAEIGVNYSALTKQIDVIIHNFPKAPKRIKFNRKKIEFNYNEVSKTLTFQVNWNTSKEVEVQIKY; from the coding sequence ATGAAAAAACTAATATACATACTATCGCTTTTACTTTTTCAATTCACCTTTGCTCAGGTAACCATAATAGTTGAAGCACTTCCAGAAGACACACCAAAAGACGCATCCCTATTTATTTCTGGAGATTTTGAAGGTTGGTCTGGCGGACACAAAGATTACCAATTACAATTTGTAAATGGTCAGCATCAAATAACACTTCCTAAAACAGAACAACGTATTTTATTCAAGTTTACCTTAGGGAATTGGGAGACTTCAGAAAGTACCAATACAGGTGAAACTATAGATAATCGTATTCATAAATTTGAAAAACCAAACGATACAATACAAGTAAAAATAGCTGGTTGGAGCCATATGTTTGATAATAAAGATGTTTCTACTGCTTCAAAAAACGTATCTATTATTTCTGAAACATTTCATATACCACAACTTAACAGAGAACGTCGTGTTTGGGTGTATTTACCACCAGATTATCATACTTCAAAGCAAGATTATCCTGTGGTTTATATGCATGATGGTCAAAATATTTTTGATGCTAGTACTTCGGGTTATGGCGAATGGAATGTAGACGAAACTTTAGACAAGCTATTTAAAGATAACTTAAAACTTATTGTTGTTGGTGTCGATAATGGCGAATCTAAACGTTTAGATGAATATTCTCCATGGACCAATGCTAAATATGGAGGTGGCGAAGGTGACGCATACGTCAATTTTATTGTCAATACACTAAAACCGTACATTGATTCTAACTACAATACCAAAAAAGACAGAGCTAATACAGCCATTTTTGGTAGTTCTATGGGAGGTTTAATTTCGCATTATGCAGCTTTAAAACATCCAACAGTTTTTGGTAAAGTTGGTGTGTATTCTCCTGCATTTTGGTTTGCTCCAGAAGTGCATCCTTTTACAAAATCTCATGCTAATATCAAGGATACTAAAATGTACTTTTTAGCTGGAGGAAAAGAAGGTGAAAACGCAGGTTATAACGAGATTAGCCAAACCGTTACAGATATGAATAGTATCATTTCTATTTTAAAAGATAACGGATTTCGAAAAAAAAATATACAGTCTAAAGTCGTTCCTGAAGGCAAACATAATGAAGCTTTATGGGAAAACAATTTTGCTGAAGCTATAACGTGGTTGTTTGCAGATGCTATTAAAAAAAGAGAGTTCAAGACAGCGAACTTTCAAGACAATCAATTACATATTCAGGTTTCAGATGGAAATTATAAAATGCATTTTTACCATCCTGAAATTATCGAAACTACATTTTTGCCTATAGGTGAAACATTTGATAAAGAGTCACACGCTGTTGTTATAGATAAAGTACTTTCTGAGGTGAAATTTAATGAAACAGAAAATGAAATTACTTTTCAATCTGAAAAATTAACAGTAAAAATCACCAAGTCTCCTTTTCATATTTCGTATTGGAAAGACGGAAAAGAAGTGACTTCTGTAAAAAATAGTTTTCAAAAAACAGACGATTTTGAAACCATTAGTTTTAATTTAAAACCAGAGGAAGTATTGTATGGTGGAGGCGCAAGAGCGTTAGGGATGAATAGACGTGGTAATCGTTTAGAGTTGTACAATAAAGCACATTATGGTTACGAAGATAGAAGTGAACTAATGAATTGCACGATGCCAATTGTGGTGTCTTCTAACAAGTATCTTATTCATTTTGATAATGCACCAATTGGCTTTTTAGATTTAGATAGTAAAGCAGATAACACAATAAGCTACGAAACTATTTCTGGTAGAAAAACCTATCAAATTGTAGTTGGTGATTCTTGGTTAGATCTTACTAAAAACTATACTCAACTTACAGGCACACAACCCATGCCACCACGTTGGGCTTTGGGTAATTTTTCTAGCCGATTTGGTTATCATTCACAAGAAGAAGTAACTGCTACAGTAGAAAAATTTAGAGAAATGAATATTCCTCTAGATGCTATAATTATTGACATTTTCTGGTTCGGAAAAACCATTCAAGGTACTATGGGAAATCTAGCGTTTGATCGTGATTCTTTTCCAAATCCGAAGCAAATGCTAAAAGGATTAAAAGACAATAATGTCAAAACTGTTTTGGTAACAGAACCGTTTTTATTAACCACATCAAACCGTTGGGACGAAGCGGTAAAAGCAGATGTTTTAGCTAAAGATTCTATAGGAAATCCGTTTACTTACGATTTCTATTTTGGTAACACAGGATTGATAGATATTTTCAATTCAAAAGGAAAACAATGGTTTCAAAATATTTATAAAGACTTGGCCGATCTAGGGGTTTCTGGTGTTTGGGGAGATTTAGGAGAGCCAGAAGTGCATCCTAAAGAATTACTTCATGCAACTGGAACAGCAGACGAAGTACATAATATTTATGGTCACCATTGGGCGGAATTAGTACAAGAAATGTATACCCAAAATTTTCCAAATACAAGACCATTTATTTTAATGCGTGCAGGAAGTTCTGGATCACAACGTTTTGGAATGATTCCTTGGTCTGGAGATGTTAACAGAACTTGGGGAGGATTACAATCTCAACCAGAAATTGCACTGCAAATGGGACTGCAAGGTTTGGCCTATATGCATAGCGATTTGGGAGGTTTTGCTGGTAATAATTTAGATGATGAGTTGTATGCACGATGGTTACAATATGGTGTATTTCAACCAATTTACAGACCACATGCACAAGAAGAAGTTCCTGCAGAACCTGTTTTTAGAAGCGATAAAGCGAAAGCTTTGGCAAAAAAAGCAATCGAATTACGTTATCAATTACTTCCTTATAATTACAATTTGGTATTTGAAAATAACCAAACTGGTGCGCCTTTAATGCGAGCCTTGTTTTTTGAAGAAGAAGACAATGCAAATTTGCAAACTATGGCATCAACATACCTTTGGGGAAATGATTTTTTAGTGACACCAATTGTACATTCAGAACAAAAAGAAGCTGAGGTGTACTTTCCGAAAAACAGTAATTGGTTTGATTTTTATACCAATAAAAAAGTGGAAGGAGGACAAGCACTTTCTGTTAAAACGGAAGAAAAATACATTCCAACGTATGTTCGTGGTGGCGCATTTATTCCAACTGCAAAATCAATGCAAAGCACTGCAGAATATGACGGAAATACCTTCGACTTAAATTACTATTTTGATGAGTCTGTAGACGAAAGTGAACGCAAAATGTATAATGACGATGGCTCAACAAAAAATGCTTTTGAAAAAGGAAACTATGAGATTTTAGAGTTTGAAGCAGAAACATCAAGTAACAATTTAGAACTAGAATTTGAAGCAGAGATAGGTGTAAATTACTCTGCATTAACAAAACAAATAGATGTGATTATTCACAATTTTCCTAAAGCACCAAAACGCATAAAATTCAATAGAAAAAAAATAGAGTTTAACTATAATGAAGTTTCAAAAACATTGACTTTTCAGGTGAATTGGAATACTTCAAAAGAGGTTGAAGTACAAATTAAATATTAA